GGTAAAGAAAAAGGGTTAGCCCCAAACAAAAATATTGCGTATATCAACCATATTCAGCCCTTCCTGCAAAAAACTTAAATCAACCCATACCCCCCCATTATTCAAAAAAAATTTCTCACCTTATAACGCAAATATGAAAGCTGTTTTTTACGAAATCCCATATAAAAATATCTTGGAATAAATAAAAGCAGAAGAATACAAATCAGAAGGCGTGGTATACTATATTACGTCTGCATTAACGCCAAAGGCCGTTGGATGAGGGTTGATAAGGCAAGTCAATTCGACTAGATAAAATGAAAAGGGCAAAAAGCAAGGTTAGCCCCGGTCAAAGAGACCGCGGAGATTAAACGTTTTCACCCCCAGACTTCATACATGAATTTTAAAAAACCCAGTAAAATAAGGGGTTTGCGGGTTTGGTGGGGCACTACATTTGCCTTTTGAAACCTTATCTACGGAAATGCTTGTTATTTGGGACTTACAGGCATCTGGGTTTTGGAAAAACGAAGCAAACATATGAAGTCGGGAGAAAACCACCACTTAAACAAGTTTTATTTTTAATCTTCTATGTAATACCCGAGATAGCTTAATCAACGTACTTAATGAATAACTTTTATTATGAATGTCCTCTAAACGTGATACTGTTTGCTGCGTTGTGTGTAATTTTCTGGCTAAGTCTCTTTGTGTTAAATTTTCCTTCTGCCTTATTTTAGCTACTTGGATGGCTAATGATGCATACACTTCTTCTTCATCATATTCCTGGCTAAACTCAGTATCCTTTAATTGTTCTTTCAAGTAATCTTTAAGTTTTACTGTGCTTTTCATAATTAAATCACCCCCCTAATTTTTTTGTAAAAAATCATTCATATATCGTTTTGCCCGTTCGATTTCTCCTAATGGAACTGCCTGTGTTTTTTTAATAAATCCATGTGTAACAATAATTCTTTTACCAAAGAAAAAATATAAAAATCTATATTCATTTGATCCAAAACCAACTCTTAACTCTCTAATCTTGTCTTGCACAATATCTGCATATGGTCGCGGTAAATTTGGCCCTTCTCTTTCAAGATGCGTTATCCACTTCACAACTTTTGCTCTAATCTTCGTATGAATTTTATTTAAAAAGTCAATTGTTGGACAATCTCCTTTTTTATCTTTGTAAAACTCTACTGAGTACATTTATACTCTCCATTGTTACTATTAATATACACTATTTTTAGTGTATTGTCAATAGTAATTTTTCTCCCAGTTCATTCTCCTCGCCCCTAAATTGGATATATTTCTGTACTTATATATCCAATTCCTTAATTATTTACCTGTTTTACACAGTTTTTCTTAAGGTAATATATCCAATTTAGGAGCGCCAAGGGTATATGCGCATTTCTCACCCATTCAGCAAAATATAGAAAGGATTATTCTTTTCCTGGTTTCCTTTGCGCAAAAGCCCAAAATTCCCGTGGAGTAAGAATGGAAATTGCTTGGAATTGCTTCAGAACGAGCAAATCATCATCTCCGGTAACAATCACTTCTACCTTACCGGCCAATGCTGTCCCTAAAACTTTGATATCACTCAAATCTCTGCAGGCATTTTTAGGCACTCTTGCAGGGTTTACTATTTCTGCTTCATCATATAAAAATTGCTCTACATCCTTTGCTCTTGATTGAGGCACCTTGATTTTGCGGCAGAGATTCTTGTGAATCTCCCCTATCAAATACTCGCTGAGCACTATTATATGCTCATAAAGACAGTATTCAAAAACATCTGCACACAGTCCCCGTCCCGCAAAGGCCGAAATCACAACATTTGAGTCCAATACCACTTTCATGAAATGACCTTGAATATATCTTCATCCGTAAGAAGCCCTTGCGATTCAGCAAAAGGAAGAATCTGAGAGCGAATACGCCGAAAATTACGAACAGCTAGAAACTGTCGTAAAGATCTCCTAACCAAATCACTAACCGGCATTTTTTCCTTGCGGCTAATTATCAATAACTGTTTCTGCAGGTCATCCGGTATTCTCACTGTAAGACTTTTATCCATATCTATCACCTCTGTAAGACAATGTACTACATATTGCATAATTTGTCAAGTGTATATTTTTGTTTTTTTGTTTTGTTTTTCTACCTAACTTTTAAGCAATCTTAAATAATCCTTTTGGGTTTCCCTTAACGAATTTGCAATGAACTCAATAAAATCTTTGTCATCTTAAAAATCCACATTTGTGTCTTGACACATTTTACAAAATAATGTATATTTCTATTATGGGGGTATGCTATGAGTAAGTTAGAACCAAAGAGGGAAAGACTGAGTATCGATGTTTATCCTTTTGAGCATCGACAAATAAAAGCATTTGCTGCTTTTTATGGCAAAACTATAAGAGAATACGTTCTTGAAAGTGTTAGAACGCGTTTACAAAAAGAAGCAGAAAAAGCAGAAAACAAGGATTTATTAGCCTTGACTATACATCTGGACAAAGATCCTGTGCTAAAAGAACTATGGGATAACGAGAAGGATACTGCATATGACGAATTATAAACAGAGGGATATAATTCTTGTTGATTTTGGGTTTTCCGATAAAACAGGTTCTAAGAAAAGACCTGCCTTGGTAATAAGCATTGCCAATTATCATAAATCTCGGCATGAAGTAATTATAGCAGCTATCACAAGCAATACAAAGAGATCTTTATTTGGTGATACACTTATAGAAAATTGGAAAGAAGCAGGGTTGAAATTTCCATCTCAGGTGACAGGAATTATTCGAACAGTACATAGCAGCCTAATAATTCGCCAATTGGGCACACTTCCTAAAAAAGATTTTATAGATGCAAAAAAGAATCTTGGCAAAACAATGGAATTCTAACTAGATATATTGAATTCGGGGGACGGATTGAGCTAACCCGGTTTTAACGGACGGGTTAATTATCACTTAATCTGGCCATATTTAACCTTCACTAATAGTATATCATTATATAATGATTATCAACAATCTTCCTACAGGATTAATTATCTTATGCCGCCAAAACGTAACATGTCCTACTAATTTTTTACTACACTAACTGACTCAAAAATGTACTGGCAGGAACTATGATAGGATCATCCTGATTAAAGCAATCCTTTGAAACATAATCCATATCAAAAACCACTTGAAATGCGTGTTTGGTCTTAATTTTGTTATGAAAATGAACCAAATTCTTACTTATGCCTCCCTTTGATGATAATTTCACTTCAACCAAAAACCATGGTTTTTTATCTCTAGAAACCAGAAAATCAACTTCACGCTTTTCTTTATCCCTGACAAACCATAAACCATACTGTCCCAAACCGCAATCTGTCCAGAAATGCACCGCTTTTAATAAATGAGCTGCCACCAGGTTTTCAAGACGGCTGCGTTCCTCGTCTACATTACTCCAATCCCATAAATATGTTTTTGGCTCTCTAATAAGTGACCGTGGGATATTCTTAGTCCATGGCTGAATAGTAAAACAATAGAAAAATGCCTGCAATGTCTTTATCCAGCGGCGTACAGTATCAGAGGATACATCAATTTTGTTGGCAAGGGTTGAGTAATTGGTCAACTGCCCTGCCTGATATTTAAGTATTTCAGCTAAAAGCTCAATTTGACCTAGCTCTTGAATTCGACTTAAATCCCGAATATCTTCACGAATTAATTGCTCTTGACGCAATCTTTTCCACCGGTTTAAGAATCTTGTATCATTCTTCATAAAAGGTTCAGGAAAACCGCCATTTTTAAGCA
This sequence is a window from Candidatus Ancaeobacter aquaticus. Protein-coding genes within it:
- a CDS encoding putative toxin-antitoxin system toxin component, PIN family, yielding MKVVLDSNVVISAFAGRGLCADVFEYCLYEHIIVLSEYLIGEIHKNLCRKIKVPQSRAKDVEQFLYDEAEIVNPARVPKNACRDLSDIKVLGTALAGKVEVIVTGDDDLLVLKQFQAISILTPREFWAFAQRKPGKE
- a CDS encoding type II toxin-antitoxin system PemK/MazF family toxin, whose protein sequence is MTNYKQRDIILVDFGFSDKTGSKKRPALVISIANYHKSRHEVIIAAITSNTKRSLFGDTLIENWKEAGLKFPSQVTGIIRTVHSSLIIRQLGTLPKKDFIDAKKNLGKTMEF
- a CDS encoding type II toxin-antitoxin system RelE/ParE family toxin, with the protein product MYSVEFYKDKKGDCPTIDFLNKIHTKIRAKVVKWITHLEREGPNLPRPYADIVQDKIRELRVGFGSNEYRFLYFFFGKRIIVTHGFIKKTQAVPLGEIERAKRYMNDFLQKN
- a CDS encoding ATP-binding protein; its protein translation is MKRIYTSVIKEHFDRYQQMIFLVGPRQAGKTTVSLMAKDLSSHFLYLNWDNLDHRKIILDGVNNVASYAGLDTLAAEIPIIVFDEIHKYGKWKTFLKGFFDMYKGKAKIIVTGSSRLDTYKRDGDSLMGRYFIYRLHQLSVAELGRTIPSEKEINEPVKTKSHDFEKLLKNGGFPEPFMKNDTRFLNRWKRLRQEQLIREDIRDLSRIQELGQIELLAEILKYQAGQLTNYSTLANKIDVSSDTVRRWIKTLQAFFYCFTIQPWTKNIPRSLIREPKTYLWDWSNVDEERSRLENLVAAHLLKAVHFWTDCGLGQYGLWFVRDKEKREVDFLVSRDKKPWFLVEVKLSSKGGISKNLVHFHNKIKTKHAFQVVFDMDYVSKDCFNQDDPIIVPASTFLSQLV
- a CDS encoding helix-turn-helix transcriptional regulator, producing the protein MKSTVKLKDYLKEQLKDTEFSQEYDEEEVYASLAIQVAKIRQKENLTQRDLARKLHTTQQTVSRLEDIHNKSYSLSTLIKLSRVLHRRLKIKLV